The Dokdonella koreensis DS-123 genome has a segment encoding these proteins:
- the mreC gene encoding rod shape-determining protein MreC, which produces MALAPGDNATLFSAGAASTLRLIVYLAAAAILMIVDHRGGYLQTLRGHASLLVEPAYRLAALPADAARATRTAVASQSALVAENRELREALLLAQARLNRADAVAAQNERLQDLLEAQKSLGLSVQMASLLDIDIDPGRRRLVINRGTRQGVSVGQPVIDALGIMGQVVEVLPNTAVVMLLTDPGHAIPVTIERTGMRTIAYGDKEARDLLELSNIPTSADVQVGDKLITSGLGGRFPSGFPVGEIRDVRNDDTGMFATALATPAAAINRSSEVLLLHDLPQPYGPPQPQVDATAPAPEPVP; this is translated from the coding sequence ATGGCCCTGGCACCCGGCGACAACGCGACCTTGTTCTCCGCGGGCGCAGCGAGCACGCTGCGGCTGATCGTCTACCTGGCCGCCGCGGCGATCCTGATGATCGTCGACCACCGCGGCGGCTACCTGCAGACCCTGCGCGGCCACGCCAGCCTGCTGGTCGAGCCCGCCTATCGGCTGGCCGCCCTGCCCGCCGACGCCGCACGTGCCACGCGCACCGCCGTCGCCTCGCAGAGCGCCCTGGTCGCCGAGAACCGCGAGCTGCGCGAAGCGCTGCTGCTGGCGCAGGCGCGCCTCAACCGCGCCGACGCGGTCGCCGCGCAGAACGAGCGCCTGCAGGACCTGCTCGAGGCGCAGAAGAGCCTCGGCCTCTCGGTGCAGATGGCCAGCCTCCTCGACATCGACATCGACCCGGGCCGGCGCCGCCTGGTCATCAACCGGGGCACGCGCCAAGGCGTCAGCGTCGGCCAGCCGGTGATCGACGCCCTCGGCATCATGGGCCAGGTCGTCGAGGTACTGCCCAACACCGCCGTGGTGATGCTGCTGACCGATCCCGGCCACGCCATCCCGGTGACGATCGAGCGCACCGGCATGCGCACGATCGCCTACGGCGACAAGGAAGCACGCGACCTGCTGGAACTGTCGAACATCCCGACCAGCGCGGACGTCCAGGTCGGCGACAAGCTGATCACCTCCGGCCTCGGCGGACGCTTCCCGTCCGGCTTCCCGGTCGGCGAGATCCGCGACGTGCGCAACGACGACACCGGCATGTTCGCCACGGCGCTGGCCACGCCGGCCGCGGCGATCAACCGCAGCAGCGAAGTGCTGCTGCTGCACGACCTGCCGCAGCCCTACGGCCCGCCGCAGCCCCAGGTGGACGCCACCGCGCCCGCACCGGAGCCCGTGCCATGA
- the mreD gene encoding rod shape-determining protein MreD — translation MNRARAQGWLFAGSIALAMLLQLMPLPAMLLPIKPYWLALVLVYWAIETPDRVGLGFAFLLGLAGDVLAGQLLGEHALRLTALAFIVLRFRARLRFFPVWQQTLAVLALLFNDRIVVLMVRGFSGDPMPPATFWLSPLVGATVWPFVFILLDDLRSRLRGREA, via the coding sequence ATGAACCGCGCCCGCGCCCAGGGCTGGCTGTTCGCCGGCAGCATCGCGCTGGCGATGCTGCTGCAGCTGATGCCGCTGCCGGCGATGCTGCTGCCGATCAAGCCGTACTGGCTGGCCCTGGTGCTGGTCTATTGGGCGATCGAGACGCCGGACCGGGTCGGCCTCGGCTTCGCCTTCCTGCTGGGCCTCGCCGGCGACGTGCTCGCCGGCCAGCTGCTCGGCGAGCACGCCCTGCGCCTGACCGCGCTGGCCTTCATCGTGCTGCGCTTCCGCGCGCGCCTGCGCTTCTTCCCGGTCTGGCAGCAGACCCTGGCCGTGCTCGCGCTGCTGTTCAACGACCGCATCGTCGTGCTGATGGTGCGCGGCTTCTCCGGCGATCCGATGCCGCCCGCCACGTTCTGGCTGTCACCGCTGGTCGGCGCGACGGTATGGCCGTTCGTCTTCATCCTGCTGGACGACCTGCGGTCGCGCCTGCGCGGACGCGAGGCATGA
- the mrdA gene encoding penicillin-binding protein 2 — MKRVRKPMKDNRHEGELFRRRAVAAFALAFLGIVGLAGRFYWLQVLRHDDYSARADSNRISMRHIAPSRGLIYDRNGVLLADNVAAFRLEVVPERVPDMARMLGELREVVALGDEDIERFDALRRSRRSYMSIPLRMKLAEEEIARFSVERWRFPGVDVVPYLTRSYPLGKDFGHVIGYVGRLDTDDLARVDATRYDGTTHIGKTGIERYYENLLHGEPGYELVEVNANRRPLRTLERSAPIPGKNLYLSIDARLQRAAEEAFGGATGALVAIDPRNGEVLALVSIPGFDPNLFVNGISRTDYRTLLEAPDRPLFNRALIGTFEPGSTIKPFMALAGLELGVRKRADTVLSTGEFFIPGQPRAYRDWRRGGHGRVDVVEALAQSVNTYFYSLALDLGIDRMSQYLGQFGFGAPTGIDLAGEGRGILPSREWKRGAQNQPWFPGETVIAGIGQGYWTATPIQLAYATATLAARGVAHRPHLLKATQDSFNAPIADVEQPPAPPSMIRDPANWAIVEQGMIAVVNGPTGTARRVAEGATYVIAGKTGTAQRFSRTETNEQALSALDARQKYKALFVAFAPADEPRIALGLVLEFAASGSADAAPLARRVLDAWLQPDAVPAIASGAAAP; from the coding sequence ATGAAGCGCGTCCGCAAGCCGATGAAGGACAACCGCCACGAAGGCGAGCTGTTCCGCCGGCGCGCGGTCGCCGCATTCGCGCTGGCCTTCCTCGGCATCGTCGGTCTCGCCGGCCGCTTCTACTGGCTGCAGGTGCTGCGTCACGACGACTACAGCGCGCGCGCCGACTCCAACCGCATCTCGATGCGCCACATCGCGCCGTCGCGCGGCCTGATCTACGACCGCAACGGCGTGCTGCTGGCCGACAACGTCGCCGCGTTCCGGCTCGAGGTGGTTCCCGAGCGCGTTCCCGACATGGCCCGGATGCTGGGCGAGCTGCGCGAGGTGGTGGCGCTCGGCGACGAGGACATCGAGCGCTTCGACGCACTGCGCAGGTCGCGGCGCTCGTACATGAGCATCCCGCTGCGGATGAAGCTGGCCGAGGAAGAGATCGCCCGCTTCTCGGTCGAGCGCTGGCGCTTCCCGGGCGTGGACGTCGTCCCGTACCTGACGCGCTCCTATCCGCTCGGCAAGGATTTCGGCCACGTCATCGGCTACGTCGGGCGGCTCGATACGGACGACCTCGCCCGCGTCGACGCCACCCGCTACGACGGCACCACGCACATCGGCAAGACCGGCATCGAGCGCTACTACGAGAACCTGCTGCACGGCGAGCCCGGCTACGAGCTGGTCGAGGTCAACGCCAATCGGCGGCCGCTGCGCACGCTCGAACGCAGCGCGCCGATCCCGGGCAAGAACCTCTACCTCAGCATCGACGCGCGCCTGCAGCGCGCCGCCGAGGAAGCCTTCGGCGGCGCGACCGGCGCGCTGGTGGCGATCGACCCGCGCAACGGCGAAGTGCTGGCCCTGGTCAGCATCCCCGGGTTCGATCCGAACCTGTTCGTCAACGGCATCAGCCGCACCGACTACCGCACCCTGCTCGAAGCGCCCGACCGGCCGCTGTTCAACCGCGCGCTGATCGGCACTTTCGAGCCCGGCTCGACGATCAAGCCGTTCATGGCGCTGGCAGGCCTCGAACTGGGCGTGCGCAAGCGCGCCGACACGGTCCTTTCCACCGGCGAGTTCTTCATTCCCGGCCAGCCGCGCGCCTATCGCGACTGGCGCCGCGGCGGCCACGGCCGCGTCGACGTGGTGGAGGCGCTGGCGCAGTCGGTCAACACCTACTTCTATTCGCTGGCGCTGGACCTCGGCATTGACCGCATGTCGCAGTACCTCGGGCAATTCGGCTTCGGTGCGCCGACCGGTATCGACCTGGCCGGCGAAGGGCGCGGCATCCTGCCGTCGCGCGAATGGAAGCGCGGCGCCCAGAACCAGCCCTGGTTCCCGGGCGAAACGGTCATCGCCGGCATCGGCCAGGGCTACTGGACCGCCACACCGATCCAGCTCGCCTACGCCACCGCCACGCTCGCCGCCCGCGGTGTCGCACACCGGCCGCACCTGCTCAAGGCGACGCAGGACAGCTTCAATGCGCCGATCGCCGATGTCGAGCAGCCGCCGGCCCCGCCGTCGATGATCCGCGACCCGGCCAACTGGGCCATCGTCGAGCAGGGCATGATCGCCGTCGTCAACGGCCCCACCGGCACCGCCCGGCGTGTCGCCGAAGGCGCCACCTACGTGATCGCCGGCAAGACCGGCACCGCGCAACGCTTCTCGCGCACCGAAACGAACGAGCAGGCCCTGTCGGCACTCGATGCCCGGCAGAAGTACAAGGCGTTGTTCGTGGCGTTCGCCCCGGCCGACGAGCCGCGCATCGCACTCGGCCTGGTCCTGGAATTCGCCGCCAGTGGTTCGGCCGATGCCGCGCCGCTGGCGCGGCGCGTCCTCGACGCCTGGCTGCAGCCCGATGCCGTTCCCGCCATCGCCAGCGGAGCCGCCGCGCCGTGA
- the rodA gene encoding rod shape-determining protein RodA, which yields MIAALRHATRRWLWRLQHRPRLDYPLLGAIALLGAIGLATLYSADPRLVVNQSVRFALGAALMLLISRIPPSTLRNWTPWLYGGSLGLLVLVALLGEGRGAHRWLDFGFVRFQPSELLKLTMPMMMAWYLNRRPLPPDWTTLAGAVVLIAIPAGLIAEQPDLGTALLIVASGLFGIFLAGLSWWRIGLIGGTVAAAAPVAWVFMHEYQRNRVRMLLDPDSDPLGLGWHIIQSKIAVGSGGLWGKGWHRGTQSQLDFLPEHTTDFVFSLYSEEFGLVGVVLLLALYLFIIGRSLWIAANAKDTYSRLLAGAISLAFCVYVIVNGGMISGVLPVVGVPLPLMSYGGTSAVSLLAGFGVLMSIHAHRKMVAR from the coding sequence GTGATCGCCGCCCTGCGCCACGCCACCCGCCGCTGGCTGTGGCGGCTGCAGCATCGCCCGCGCCTGGACTATCCGCTGCTCGGCGCGATCGCCCTGCTCGGCGCGATCGGCCTGGCCACGCTCTACAGCGCCGATCCGCGCCTGGTCGTCAACCAATCCGTCCGCTTCGCACTCGGCGCCGCGCTGATGCTGCTGATCTCACGGATCCCGCCGAGCACCTTGCGCAACTGGACGCCCTGGCTCTACGGCGGCAGCCTCGGGCTGCTGGTCCTGGTCGCGCTGCTCGGCGAAGGTCGCGGCGCGCACCGCTGGCTCGACTTCGGCTTCGTCCGCTTCCAGCCGTCCGAACTGCTCAAGCTGACGATGCCGATGATGATGGCCTGGTACCTCAACCGGCGGCCGCTGCCGCCGGACTGGACGACCCTGGCCGGCGCCGTCGTGCTGATCGCCATTCCCGCCGGCCTGATCGCCGAGCAGCCCGACCTCGGCACCGCCCTGCTGATCGTCGCCAGCGGCCTGTTCGGCATCTTCCTGGCGGGACTGTCGTGGTGGCGCATCGGCTTGATCGGCGGCACCGTCGCCGCCGCCGCGCCGGTCGCCTGGGTGTTCATGCACGAATACCAGCGCAACCGCGTGCGCATGCTGCTCGACCCCGACTCCGACCCGCTGGGCCTGGGCTGGCACATCATCCAGTCCAAGATCGCCGTCGGCTCCGGCGGCCTCTGGGGCAAGGGCTGGCACCGCGGCACGCAATCCCAGCTGGACTTCCTGCCCGAGCACACCACCGACTTCGTCTTCTCGCTGTATTCGGAGGAGTTCGGCCTGGTCGGCGTCGTGCTGCTGCTGGCCCTGTACCTGTTCATCATCGGCCGCAGCCTGTGGATCGCCGCCAACGCCAAGGACACCTACTCGCGCCTGCTGGCCGGCGCGATCAGCCTGGCGTTCTGCGTCTACGTGATCGTCAACGGCGGCATGATCAGCGGCGTGCTGCCGGTGGTCGGCGTGCCGCTGCCGCTGATGAGCTACGGCGGCACCTCGGCCGTCTCGCTGCTGGCCGGCTTCGGCGTGCTGATGTCGATCCACGCGCACCGGAAGATGGTTGCGCGCTGA
- a CDS encoding PQQ-binding-like beta-propeller repeat protein, whose amino-acid sequence MGRSTPSHIHTWALASLAMAAPVAIAQQPGIAWETRFDPVQALTTGWMFEYGPVASFEPPSALAAGPDGGYYFFARDTQGTPVLSLMSGPDDTVVHQRTVGGTWLGRYGDAISGRSLADGGALVLRQGIARFSADGRLLWSRHVDTERHHPARVGVFGNGDLILTENQDIRGLADTWSVSRVDRFTGAVLDVRDFSLLPTYACAGIPLGADEADNVYVTALCRSENYTFHQRLLKLGPDLTPLWTKQLSIGNTDTDWLPNVNLVDAQGVVLERFGTTGLRELVKLRSDTGAVVWSRPGNWFALETDGSTRWVGYVVEGSEQRLECLDAATGAVVWSRLLDLQGLPRVEVAGAQVFLAGVDNAQSRGFVERLSIDDGTTVWRRELEGTAPGLTLRPRDVLVSGDVIRVAGANCVTESSCTSGVMRLDRATGNVQAAKYPALPQTASSDAVQDGEEWLVASLEDADEGTQIRVKRFDQEGAILWQAVFPVEAPRGGYQWGRVRRASDGDLLLVAGGGTCCGYLARYSADGATLRWHRPLVEGSRQPGQVGFDLDAVGDIIVTVTSNNGMGVYQRWIEKLDGATGVSGWRRALPTELGDSGAPAFWLVGNDVFSFEVPRYPRCALLLSGTDGSERWRDDCSFRGVFLAAADGDIYLWTADGLISAVSATDGSVRWSRAFTEAGGGHRLVSGRIGDDGDLYVGGSRLDLSGRTGLLMRLDRQSGAPMWVNRFDGPVGAPRAETTVQEIAEGVVLATQSDGARTFLTRFDSTTGIFLDGRVLAVASTLDEAVATDRTSWGPRIAGGDRFSSGEAYRPGHAAGPWIGRLTAPERGNPGGLAVSLAALPERVEPGASFTLSATVAYSGGQAVADAMAFVHMGRPAAPGLFADRLGVSDLTCEIVGGGLCTATRTPGGIRAHLDLEPGASAHLTATARVLAPGAVSIIAEAYAPYGWFETQLLDNVATELLVTDRLLYADFD is encoded by the coding sequence ATGGGACGCAGCACGCCGTCGCACATTCACACATGGGCTTTGGCGAGCCTGGCGATGGCGGCCCCGGTTGCCATTGCGCAGCAGCCAGGCATCGCCTGGGAAACGCGTTTCGATCCGGTGCAGGCGCTGACCACGGGTTGGATGTTCGAGTACGGCCCAGTGGCTTCGTTCGAGCCACCGTCGGCATTGGCCGCCGGACCTGACGGCGGCTACTACTTCTTTGCGCGCGACACCCAGGGAACACCGGTGCTGTCGTTGATGTCCGGCCCCGATGATACCGTCGTCCATCAACGCACCGTTGGTGGCACCTGGCTCGGCAGGTATGGCGATGCGATCAGTGGCCGATCGTTGGCGGACGGGGGCGCCCTGGTCCTCCGCCAGGGCATTGCGCGGTTCTCCGCAGATGGCCGCCTGCTGTGGTCTCGGCATGTCGATACGGAGCGGCATCATCCTGCCAGGGTCGGCGTTTTCGGCAACGGCGATCTGATCCTGACGGAGAATCAGGACATCCGCGGACTGGCCGACACCTGGTCCGTTTCCAGGGTCGACAGGTTCACCGGGGCCGTGCTGGATGTACGCGATTTCTCGCTGCTTCCCACGTACGCCTGCGCGGGTATCCCGCTGGGCGCGGACGAGGCAGACAACGTCTACGTGACGGCCTTGTGTCGCTCGGAGAACTACACCTTCCATCAGCGCCTGCTCAAGCTCGGGCCGGACCTGACACCCCTCTGGACGAAACAGTTGTCGATCGGCAATACCGATACCGATTGGCTACCGAACGTCAACCTCGTCGATGCGCAGGGCGTCGTACTGGAGCGGTTCGGAACGACGGGCCTGCGCGAGCTGGTCAAGCTCAGGAGCGACACCGGCGCCGTCGTCTGGAGCCGCCCGGGCAACTGGTTCGCGTTGGAAACCGACGGCAGCACCCGGTGGGTGGGATACGTCGTCGAGGGCTCGGAACAGCGCTTGGAATGCCTCGATGCGGCTACCGGAGCGGTGGTCTGGTCACGCCTCCTGGATCTGCAGGGCCTGCCGCGTGTCGAAGTCGCCGGTGCGCAGGTGTTCCTGGCGGGTGTCGACAATGCGCAATCGCGAGGGTTCGTCGAGCGCCTCTCGATCGACGATGGCACGACCGTCTGGCGCCGCGAGCTCGAAGGCACTGCTCCGGGGCTCACACTCCGCCCCCGGGATGTTCTGGTGTCCGGCGATGTCATACGCGTGGCGGGCGCGAACTGCGTTACGGAGTCGTCCTGTACCAGCGGAGTCATGCGGCTGGACCGCGCTACCGGAAACGTACAGGCGGCCAAGTACCCGGCGCTGCCGCAGACGGCAAGCAGCGACGCCGTGCAGGATGGCGAGGAATGGCTGGTGGCGTCGCTGGAGGATGCGGATGAGGGGACGCAGATCCGCGTCAAGCGCTTCGACCAGGAAGGCGCCATTCTCTGGCAAGCCGTGTTTCCGGTAGAAGCCCCGCGCGGCGGCTATCAGTGGGGTCGTGTCCGGCGTGCATCCGACGGCGACCTGCTGCTCGTTGCAGGCGGCGGCACGTGTTGTGGCTATCTGGCGAGATACTCCGCCGATGGCGCGACGTTGCGTTGGCATCGGCCTCTGGTTGAGGGAAGCAGGCAGCCCGGTCAAGTCGGTTTCGACCTGGACGCAGTGGGAGACATCATCGTTACGGTCACTTCCAATAACGGCATGGGGGTGTACCAGCGTTGGATCGAGAAGCTTGACGGGGCGACGGGTGTTTCTGGCTGGAGAAGGGCGCTTCCGACCGAACTGGGAGATTCTGGCGCACCGGCTTTCTGGCTGGTCGGCAACGATGTTTTCTCGTTCGAGGTTCCACGGTACCCCCGGTGCGCATTGCTGCTCTCGGGTACCGACGGTTCGGAGCGCTGGCGCGATGACTGCAGTTTCCGCGGTGTCTTTCTCGCGGCGGCGGACGGTGACATCTACCTGTGGACCGCGGATGGCTTGATTTCGGCGGTTTCGGCGACGGACGGTTCGGTGCGCTGGAGCCGTGCTTTCACGGAAGCGGGGGGCGGCCACCGGCTCGTCTCCGGGCGCATCGGCGATGACGGCGACCTCTACGTGGGCGGTTCACGCCTGGATCTGTCCGGCCGGACCGGCCTGTTGATGCGGCTGGACCGGCAGTCAGGCGCGCCGATGTGGGTCAACCGCTTCGATGGTCCAGTGGGTGCACCACGCGCCGAAACCACGGTCCAGGAGATTGCTGAAGGTGTTGTCCTCGCGACGCAGTCGGATGGTGCGCGGACGTTCCTGACCCGTTTCGATTCGACGACCGGGATCTTCCTCGACGGCAGGGTGCTTGCCGTTGCTTCGACGCTGGACGAGGCCGTGGCTACCGACAGGACTTCGTGGGGACCACGCATCGCCGGTGGCGACCGGTTCTCGTCCGGCGAAGCCTATCGCCCAGGCCATGCGGCCGGCCCCTGGATTGGTCGGCTCACCGCACCGGAGCGCGGCAATCCCGGTGGGCTCGCCGTTTCCCTTGCCGCCTTGCCGGAGAGAGTCGAGCCTGGTGCGTCGTTCACGCTTTCCGCAACGGTCGCCTACAGTGGCGGACAAGCGGTCGCCGATGCGATGGCGTTCGTGCATATGGGCCGTCCCGCAGCGCCGGGTCTGTTCGCCGACCGCTTGGGCGTATCGGACCTGACCTGTGAAATCGTGGGGGGAGGACTCTGTACCGCGACGCGGACACCGGGTGGGATCCGTGCGCATCTGGATCTGGAGCCGGGTGCCTCGGCGCATCTGACGGCTACGGCACGGGTGCTGGCGCCTGGCGCTGTCTCCATCATTGCAGAGGCGTATGCGCCTTACGGGTGGTTCGAAACCCAACTGCTCGACAACGTTGCCACGGAGTTGCTGGTGACCGATCGGCTTCTTTATGCGGATTTCGATTGA
- a CDS encoding SET domain-containing protein has product MSRKIIRRRSPIHGNGVFAATDLPADIDLIEYRGRRLTHAQADKLYGDTAEDGHTFLFILNDRYVIDANVDGNVARWINTSCKPNCQAVVEEAPGRDRRADRVVIRTLRSIRAGEELSYDYGITIDGRITERLKRIWACHCGKRGCTGTMLKPKRARSG; this is encoded by the coding sequence ATGTCCAGAAAAATCATCCGCCGCCGCTCGCCGATCCACGGCAACGGCGTCTTCGCCGCCACCGACCTTCCCGCCGACATCGACCTGATCGAGTACCGCGGCCGCCGCCTCACCCATGCGCAGGCCGACAAGCTCTACGGCGACACCGCCGAGGACGGCCACACGTTCCTGTTCATCCTCAACGATCGCTACGTGATCGACGCCAACGTGGACGGCAATGTCGCGCGCTGGATCAACACCAGTTGCAAGCCCAACTGCCAGGCGGTGGTGGAAGAGGCCCCCGGCCGCGATCGGCGCGCCGACCGCGTCGTCATCCGTACGCTGCGGTCGATCCGGGCCGGCGAGGAACTGAGCTACGACTACGGCATCACCATCGATGGGCGCATCACCGAGCGCCTGAAGCGGATCTGGGCCTGCCACTGCGGCAAGCGCGGCTGCACCGGCACGATGCTCAAGCCCAAGCGCGCACGCAGCGGCTGA
- a CDS encoding class I SAM-dependent methyltransferase, giving the protein MPELSPRSRLADATGASGRLSDGLAFLRGWLRNPRRVGAIAPSSPALARLICSEIEPGQAPVIELGPGTGVFTQALLARGLAPTQLTLVEAAPCFAERLRRRFPQARVLHLDATRLATLALFPDARVGAAVSGLPLRAMTPAAVEAITAGLFHWLAPGACLYQFTYGLRCPIPVPVLRRHGLKARRLGRVWGNLPPATVYRIARIADTQVAPAS; this is encoded by the coding sequence ATGCCCGAGCTTTCTCCCCGATCCCGCCTCGCAGACGCCACCGGCGCGAGCGGCCGCCTGTCCGACGGTCTGGCCTTCCTGCGCGGCTGGCTGCGCAATCCTCGGCGCGTCGGCGCCATCGCCCCGTCTTCGCCGGCGCTGGCGCGGCTGATCTGCAGCGAGATCGAACCCGGGCAGGCCCCGGTGATCGAGCTCGGTCCCGGCACCGGCGTCTTCACGCAGGCACTGCTCGCGCGTGGCCTGGCGCCCACGCAGCTCACCCTGGTCGAGGCCGCACCCTGCTTCGCCGAACGGTTGCGACGCCGCTTTCCGCAGGCGCGGGTGCTGCATCTGGATGCCACGCGACTCGCGACACTGGCCCTGTTTCCCGACGCCCGCGTCGGCGCCGCCGTCAGTGGACTGCCGTTGCGCGCGATGACGCCTGCCGCGGTCGAGGCGATCACGGCCGGCCTCTTCCACTGGCTGGCGCCGGGGGCATGCCTGTACCAGTTCACCTATGGCTTGCGTTGTCCGATACCTGTGCCGGTGTTGCGACGGCACGGCCTGAAGGCCCGGCGGCTGGGCCGCGTCTGGGGCAACCTGCCGCCGGCGACGGTCTATCGCATCGCGCGCATCGCCGACACGCAGGTGGCGCCGGCTTCCTAG
- the dusA gene encoding tRNA dihydrouridine(20/20a) synthase DusA — protein MILRDKALNYKDKILSTAPMMDWTDRHCRYFHRLLSPHALLYTEMVTAPAVIHGDRARLLGFDAAEHPVALQLGGSVPSELAEAARIGADLGYDEINLNVGCPSDRVQSGRFGACLMREPELVADCYAAMQAAVAVPVTIKCRIGVDDQDAEADLSRFVETVHAAGCTVFIVHARKAWLQGLSPKENRDIPPLDYDRVYRLKREFPALSVVINGGVSSVADVQVHWAEVDGVMLGRTAYHEPYRLAEIEAALWGTRLPERDAVVAAMRPYVEAHLASGGRLQHVSRHLLGLYQGLPGGRAWRRTLSERAHRADAGFEVLVEALEARRRGELARAA, from the coding sequence ATGATTTTACGAGATAAAGCATTGAATTACAAGGATAAAATTTTATCCACAGCCCCTATGATGGACTGGACCGATCGGCATTGCCGGTACTTCCATCGGCTGCTGTCGCCGCATGCCCTGCTGTACACCGAGATGGTCACGGCGCCGGCGGTGATCCACGGCGACCGCGCGCGCCTGCTGGGTTTCGATGCCGCCGAACACCCGGTCGCGCTGCAACTGGGCGGCTCGGTGCCGTCCGAGCTGGCCGAGGCTGCGCGGATCGGCGCGGACCTCGGCTACGACGAGATCAATCTCAACGTCGGCTGTCCGTCCGATCGCGTGCAGTCGGGCCGGTTCGGGGCGTGCCTGATGCGCGAGCCCGAACTCGTCGCGGACTGCTACGCTGCGATGCAGGCGGCGGTCGCGGTGCCGGTGACGATCAAGTGCCGCATCGGCGTCGACGACCAGGACGCCGAGGCGGACCTGAGCCGTTTCGTGGAGACCGTCCACGCGGCCGGCTGCACGGTGTTCATCGTGCACGCGCGCAAGGCCTGGCTGCAGGGCCTGTCGCCGAAGGAAAACCGGGACATCCCGCCGCTCGACTACGACCGCGTGTATCGCTTGAAGCGCGAGTTCCCGGCGCTTTCGGTGGTGATCAACGGCGGCGTGTCGTCGGTGGCGGACGTGCAGGTGCATTGGGCCGAGGTCGACGGCGTGATGCTCGGCCGGACGGCGTACCACGAGCCGTATCGGCTGGCGGAGATCGAGGCTGCGCTCTGGGGCACGCGGCTGCCCGAGCGCGATGCGGTGGTCGCCGCGATGCGGCCGTACGTGGAGGCGCATCTGGCGAGCGGCGGCCGCCTGCAGCACGTCAGTCGCCACCTGCTGGGCCTGTACCAGGGATTGCCCGGTGGCCGCGCCTGGCGCCGCACGCTGAGCGAGCGTGCGCATCGTGCCGATGCCGGCTTCGAGGTCCTGGTGGAGGCGCTCGAGGCGCGTCGCCGCGGCGAGTTGGCGCGAGCGGCATAG
- a CDS encoding site-specific integrase, with product MATITQLPSGRWRVQVRRKQSYASETFLRHEDARKWATATERRIDLGESPLKRAKVDPTTFAHLIDLHVEDMREVGRILRRSKRFTLDALKTKLGKVKLKDLTRERLIQFGKDRAKEGAGPVTLSADIGYLKLVLTHAAAVHGIDVRVEPVDLARVALKRLGLIGKSRQRDRRPTPDEIRRLLEYFEDKRHLMIPMGRIVRFAIASAMRQEEICRIRWSEVNVEQHVVLVRDRKDPREKDGNDQWVPLLNLGGFDALRLIRVQRKYHPRGDLIFPYNSRSVGAAFRRACRELKIQDLHFHDLRHEATSRLFEAGLRIEQVALVTGHRDWKMLKRYTHLRPEHLHRDRPRARASAAPVPPHEAARLLAAALATQWHGDAALAATGPDDDTLSTQDALLCLLQGLAPGIANAPVQ from the coding sequence ATGGCCACGATCACTCAACTCCCATCGGGTCGATGGCGCGTTCAGGTCAGGCGCAAGCAATCGTATGCGAGCGAGACCTTCCTGCGCCACGAAGACGCGCGGAAGTGGGCGACAGCGACCGAGCGGCGGATCGATCTTGGCGAGTCGCCGCTGAAGCGGGCCAAAGTGGACCCGACCACGTTCGCGCATCTCATCGACCTGCACGTCGAAGACATGCGTGAAGTCGGCAGAATCCTGCGACGCTCCAAGCGCTTCACGCTCGATGCCCTCAAGACCAAGCTCGGCAAGGTCAAGCTGAAGGACCTCACGCGCGAGCGCCTGATCCAGTTCGGCAAGGATCGCGCGAAGGAAGGTGCGGGCCCGGTGACACTGAGTGCGGATATCGGCTATCTCAAGCTCGTCCTGACGCACGCCGCTGCCGTGCACGGCATCGACGTCAGGGTAGAGCCGGTCGACCTTGCCCGCGTGGCACTCAAGCGCCTGGGCCTGATCGGGAAGTCACGTCAGCGCGATCGACGCCCCACGCCCGACGAGATCAGGCGTCTGCTCGAATACTTCGAGGACAAGCGCCATCTGATGATCCCGATGGGCCGCATCGTCCGGTTCGCCATCGCCAGCGCCATGCGCCAGGAAGAGATCTGCCGCATCCGCTGGAGCGAGGTGAACGTGGAGCAGCATGTCGTTCTGGTTCGGGACCGAAAGGATCCTCGCGAGAAGGACGGAAACGACCAGTGGGTGCCTTTGCTCAACCTCGGCGGGTTCGACGCGCTCCGGCTGATCCGGGTCCAGCGCAAGTACCACCCGCGAGGAGACCTCATCTTCCCCTACAACTCCCGGTCCGTTGGCGCCGCATTCCGTCGCGCCTGCCGCGAACTCAAGATTCAGGACCTGCACTTCCACGATTTGCGCCACGAAGCGACCAGCCGCCTGTTCGAGGCGGGCCTGCGCATCGAGCAGGTCGCACTCGTCACGGGGCATCGCGACTGGAAGATGCTCAAGCGGTATACGCATTTGCGCCCTGAGCACCTGCATCGCGACCGTCCGCGCGCCCGTGCATCTGCCGCTCCTGTCCCGCCCCACGAGGCCGCTCGCCTGCTCGCCGCAGCTCTGGCCACCCAGTGGCATGGGGACGCAGCCCTTGCCGCTACCGGCCCTGATGACGACACGCTCTCTACGCAGGACGCCTTGCTGTGCCTTTTGCAGGGACTTGCCCCCGGCATCGCGAACGCGCCAGTGCAATGA